One genomic segment of Falco cherrug isolate bFalChe1 chromosome 13, bFalChe1.pri, whole genome shotgun sequence includes these proteins:
- the INTS7 gene encoding integrator complex subunit 7, giving the protein MAASAKSFLADAGYGEQELDANSALMELDKGLRSGKLGEQCEAVVRFPRLFQKYPFPILINSAFLKLADVFRVGNNFLRLCVLKVTQQSEKHLEKILNVDEFVKRVFSVIHSNDPVARAITLRMLGSMASIIPERKNAHHSIRQSLDSHDNVEVEAAIFAAANFSAQSKDFAAGICNKISEMIQGLATPVDLKLKLIPILQHMHHDASLASSSRQLLQQLVTSYPSTKMVIVTLHTFTLLAASSLVDIPKQIQLLLQYLKNDPRKAVKRLAIQDLKLLANKTPHTWSRENIQALCESALHTPYDSLKLGMLSVLSTLSGTIAIKQYFSSAPGTTATTARSLDLVKLAQECCYHNNRGIAAHGVRILTNISASCQEKDLLPLEQDAVFGLEALLVLCSQDDSPGAQATLKITLTCMVKLVKCRPHLSQSVVESLLTQLHSAQDTARILMCHCLAAIAMQLPVLADGMLGDLMDLYKLIGRSATDKKQELLVSLATVIFVSSQKALSSEIKTVIKQQLENSSNGWTAYRIARQASRMGNHDMARELYQSLLTQVASEHFYFWLNSLKEFSHAEQCLTGLQEDNYSSALSCIAEALKSYHKGIASLTAASTPLNPLSFQCGFVKLRIDLLQAFSQLICTCNSLKTSPPPAIATTIAMTSGNDLQRCGRISNQMKHSMEEFRNLATRYGDLYQSSFDADSATLRNVELQQQSCLLISHAIEALILDPESASFQEYSSNGTAHVESEYERRMMSVFNHVLEEVESLNRKYAPVSYLHTACLCDAVIALLKVPLSFQRYFFQKLQSTSIKLALSPSPRNPAEPIAVQNNQQLALKVEGVVQHGSKPGLFRKIQSVCLNVSSVLQSKSGQDYKIPIDNMTNEMEQRVEPHNDYFSTQFLLNFVILGTHNITVESSVIDSNGIVWKTGPKTTILVKSLEDPYSQQVRLQQQQGQPPSQQQQQRTAYSRF; this is encoded by the exons ATGGCTGCCAGCGCCAAGTCCTTCCTGGCTGATGCGGGCTACGGCGAGCAGGAGCTGGACGCCAATTCCGCCCTCATGGAGCTGGACAAAG GCCTCAGGTCTGGCAAACTCGGGGAGCAGTGTGAAGCCGTCGTTCGTTTTCCCAGGCTCTTCCAGAAATACCCTTTCCCTATTCTCATAAATTCAGCTTTCCTGAAGCTAGCAGATGTTTTTAGAGTGGG AAACAACTTCCTGAGGCTGTGTGTGCTGAAAGTTACTCAGCAGAGTGAGAAGCACTTAGAGAAGATCCTGAATGTGGATGAGTTTGTCAAAAGAGTTTTCTCAGTAATTCATAGCAATGATCCAGTTGCTCGAGCTATTACACTTAG GATGTTGGGCAGCATGGCATCTATTATTCCAGAAAGGAAGAATGCACATCACAGTATTCGTCAGAGTTTGGATTCCCATGATAATGTGGAAGTTGAAGCTGCTATATTTGCTGCTGCCAACTTCTCTGCACAATCAAA GGATTTTGCTGCCGGAATATGTAATAAAATCAGTGAGATGATTCAAG GTTTGGCCACTCCTGTGGACTTGAAATTGAAGTTGATCCCTATTCTGCAGCATATGCATCATGATGCTAGCCTGGCCTCCAGCTCCCggcagctgcttcagcagctggTAACATCATATCCCTCTACCAAGATGGTCATCGTTACTCTGCACACTTTTActcttcttgctgcttcttctttGGTTGACATTCCTAAACAG ATCCAGCTGTTGTTGCAATACTTGAAGAATGACCCCAGGAAGGCTGTGAAGAGGCTTGCAATCCAAGATTTAAAGTTGTTGGCCAACAAGACACCACATACATGGAGCAGAGAAAATATTCAG GCACTCTGTGAATCTGCTCTTCACACTCCTTATGACAGCTTGAAACTGGGCATGCTGTCTGTTCTTTCCACGTTATCGGGGACCATTGCCATTAAACAGTACTTCAGCAGTGCTCCAG GAACGACAGCTACAACCGCAAGATCGCTTGATTTAGTAAAACTAGCACAGGAGTGCTGTTATCATAATAACCGTGGCATTGCAGCTCATGGCGTGAGAATTTTGACCAATATATCAGCCTCCTGCcaggaaaaag atcTTCTGCCTTTGGAGCAAGATGCAGTTTTTGGCTTAGAAGCTCTTCTTGTTCTTTGTAGTCAAGATGACAGTCCAGGAGCTCAGGCAACCTTGAAG ATCACATTAACTTGTATGGTGAAGCTGGTGAAGTGCCGTCCTCACCTGAGTCAGTCAGTAGTTGAATCCCTGCTGACTCAGTTGCACAGTGCCCAGGACACTGCTAGGATTCTCATGTGCCACTGCTTAGCAGCTATTGCCATGCAGCTGCCTGTCTTAGCAGATGGGATGCTGGGAGACCTAATGGACCTCTACAAATTAATTGGACGATCTGCCACAGATAAGAAACAGGAACTCTTG GTTTCTCTTGCCACGGTGATATTTGTTTCCAGTCAGAAAGCTTTATCTTCAGAAATCAAAACTGTTATAAAACAACAGCTTGAGAATTCTTCCAATGGATGGACAGCCTACAGGATAGCCAGACAGGCTTCCAGAATG GGCAACCATGACATGGCCAGAGAACTGTATCAAAGCCTGCTGACTCAAGTAGCTTCAGAACACTTCTACTTCTGGCTGAACAGCTTGAAGGAGTTCTCCCATGCAGAACAGTGTCTGACAGGTTTGCAGGAGGACAACTACAGCTCAGCACTTTCTTGCATTGCTGAAGCTTTAAAATCCTATCACAAAGGAATAGCATCGCTGACG GCTGCTAGTACACCACTTAATCCTCTGAGCTTCCAGTGTGGGTTTGTGAAACTCAGGATTGACCTTCTGCAAGCTTTTTCTCAACTTATTTGTACCTGCAACAGCCTAAAAACGAGTCCACCACCAGCTATTGCCACAACAATTGCTATGACATCAGGAAATGATCTCCAAAGGTGTGGACGCATCTCTAACCAG ATGAAACACTCAATGGAGGAATTCCGAAACCTGGCTACGCGGTATGGAGATCTGTATCAGTCATCTTTTGATGCAGACTCAGCAACTCTAAGGAACGTAGAGCT acaacagcagagctgcctgttaATTTCACATGCAATAGAAGCTCTGATTTTGGATCCAGAATCTGCAAG tttccaGGAATATAGCTCAAATGGAACAGCACATGTTGAGAGTGAATATGAAAGAAGAATGATGTCTGTATTTAATCATGTACTGGAAGAAGTGGAATCCCTCAACAGGAAGTATGCTCCTGTGTCTTACTTG CATACAGCTTGTCTGTGCGATGCTGTCATTGCATTGTTGAAGGTACCCCTTTCATTTCAGAGAtacttttttcaaaagctgcaatCTACAAGCATTAAG ctTGCTCTATCCCCATCTCCAAGGAACCCTGCAGAACCTATTGCAGTACAGAACAATCAGCAGTTGGCCCTAAAGGTGGAAGGAGTGGTTCAGCATGGGTCTAAACCAGGCCTTTTCCGTAAAATCCAATCTGTCTGTCTAAATGTCtcttcagtgctgcagagcaaaTCTGGACAAGACTATAAG ATTCCTATTGACAACATGACCAATGAAATGGAGCAGAGGGTGGAACCACACAACGACTACTTCAGCACTCAGTTTCTGTTAAACTTTGTGATACTTGGCACCCACAACATCACAGTAGAGTCCTCTGTAATAGATTCAAATGGTATTGTCTGGAAAACTGGGCCTAAAACAACTATTTTGGTTAAATCTCTTGAGGATCCATACTCCCAGCAGGTTCGTCTTCAGCAACAGCAAGGACAGCCACCatcacagcagcaacagcaaagaacagcataCTCACGGTTTTAA